The following proteins are encoded in a genomic region of Corylus avellana chromosome ca4, CavTom2PMs-1.0:
- the LOC132179210 gene encoding uncharacterized protein LOC132179210: protein MGHTSKDLLQLECKNSSTSPLESTLLVCEKDSVSQPQKPLPHGKPITAPLPKSEVLGKVKDFLGVISEDNVRLQLGAKDNFENCDIEVLTGNESEIIEMDLMLGVADLHTPEAVAAAESAIAGYQSKIPLAGSSSGTDSEDSSGNGSDDDKEDDNGDNDAEDRCSRLKLKRSKFGRDNSSSEDASKSEKQPKIVELS, encoded by the exons ATGGGGCATACAAGCAAAGACCTTCTGCAGTTGGAGTGCAAGAATTCCTCCACCTCCCCATTGg AGTCTACGCTTCTTGTTTGCGAAAAAGACTCGGTTTCTCAACCCCAGAAACCCCTCCCTCATGGAAAGCCCATCACTGCCCCTCTTCCCAAAAGCGAAG TTTTGGGAAAAGTGAAAGACTTCTTAGGAGTGATATCAGAAGATAATGTAAGGCTTCAGCTTGGTGCAAAG GACAATTTTGAGAACTGTGATATTGAAGTGCTCACTGGAAATGAATCTGAAATCATAGAAATG GATTTGATGCTTGGTGTTGCTGATCTTCATACCCCTGAGGCTGTTGCTGCTGCGGAATCTGCAATTGCTGGTTATCAGTCTAAGATTCCATTGGCCGGGAGCAGTAGTGGAACAGATTCAGAAGATAGCAGTGGTAATGGCAGTGATGATGACAAAGAAGATGACAATGGTGATAATGATGCTGAGGATAGATGCTCTCGTTTGAAACTCAAAAGGTCAAAGTTTGGTCGAGATAATTCTTCGAGCGAAGATGCCAGTAAGTCAGAAAAGCAACCTAAGATTGTTGAACTTTCATGA
- the LOC132179226 gene encoding probable xyloglucan endotransglucosylase/hydrolase protein 10: MNNHYYKIMIISLVGCLLLGLMAQISVASVVSTGDFNKDFFVTWSPSHVNTSADGRIRSLKLDQESGSGFASNQMFLFGQIDMQIKLVPGYSAGTVVAYYLSSDQPNRDELDFEFLGNVIGEPYILQTNIFADGFDDREERINLWFDPTKDFHTYSILWNLHQIVFMVDWIPIRVYRNHADKGVAFPRWQPMGIKSSLWNGDSWATHGGRDKINWSKGPFIASFRNYKIDACVWKGNARFCRADSSINWWNKERFSTLTSIQRRWFKWVRKYHMIYDYCQDNQRFQNNLPKECSLPKY; this comes from the exons ATGAACAATCATTACTACAAAATTATGATCATATCCCTTGTTGGGTGTCTTTTGCTCGGATTAATGGCTCAAATTTCTGTAGCTTCTGTTGTTTCAACAGGGGACTTCAATAAGGATTTCTTTGTCACCTGGTCTCCTAGCCATGTCAACACTTCTGCTGATGGTCGAATAAGAAGCCTGAAGCTTGACCAAGAATCAG gTTCTGGTTTTGCTTCGAACCAGATGTTTCTGTTTGGACAAATTGACATGCAGATCAAACTAGTACCAGGTTATTCAGCCGGCACAGTTGTTGCCTATTAT CTGAGTTCTGATCAGCCGAACCGCGACGAGCTAGATTTTGAGTTCCTTGGCAATGTGATCGGGGAACCATATATCcttcaaacaaatatttttgctGATGGCTTTGACGACCGTGAAGAAAGGATTAATCTGTGGTTTGATCCCACAAAGGACTTCCATACGTATTCTATCTTGTGGAACCTTCACCAAATTGT GTTCATGGTGGATTGGATTCCCATAAGAGTGTACAGAAACCATGCAGACAAGGGAGTGGCGTTTCCTAGGTGGCAGCCGATGGGCATCAAGAGCAGCCTATGGAATGGTGACAGCTGGGCAACACATGGCGGCCGCGACAAAATCAATTGGTCAAAGGGCCCCTTCATAGCATCATTCAGGAACTACAAGATTGATGCCTGTGTGTGGAAAGGAAATGCAAGGTTTTGCAGGGCAGATAGTTCTATAAATTGGTGGAACAAGGAGAGATTCAGCACCCTAACATCTATACAGAGAAGGTGGTTCAAATGGGTGAGGAAGTATCACATGATTTATGACTATTGCCAAGACAACCAGAGATTCCAAAACAACCTTCCCAAGGAATGTTCTCTTCCTAAGTATTGA
- the LOC132179400 gene encoding uncharacterized protein LOC132179400 produces the protein MFRSPSRNNRSKRVKIKHVLQICLLLGVCFWLIYQVKHSHDKKKEFDQKDGKLSVKSGDELKFGRKDLHPRTEGVTKNEKHEEQEIEETGVEEEENKHDEEEPEEENKHDEEEPEEETKHDEEEPEEENKPEVTEQEEEENKGEETEDEERGGGDDEIDENDQEKLDGEADHDEGFMDEEKEREEGDEKESEEKQSQAENENSSEDQDHDGDDPNTHEAREEQYKGDDASSAVTHDTQTIISESEKLSSENNIEQPEMNILEQENKSNKTQEIGSYETTSAIKVGEGEMAKNNTSLILISVENNFNDSSTNTMGSSDTNSTMTTQSNVHPEGSNNTTLVNMEPSNPSAEVSTEALDIKEVISGSSQQNETVTLSDSAHAQNMMANGTNAGNSISAQTLETEQTSNTSAVSESNQSDVNSTSSIKFEKEDAAARESSTLHNNSELAVSENITTEAEDGSLSSESKENIDATKDKKLESDSESDGNDESSENFPRDESLDAFQHDPIDMSDSHIGLVEKEVRTDLDTLPDIKTEGDNSDYTAAE, from the coding sequence ATGTTCCGATCCCCAAGCAGAAACAACAGATCCAAACGTGTCAAGATAAAGCATGTTCTACAAATTTGTCTATTGCTTGGTGTGTGCTTCTGGTTAATCTACCAAGTCAAGCACTCACATGATAAAAAGAAGGAATTTGACCAGAAAGATGGAAAACTCTCAGTGAAGAGTGGTGATGAGCTTAAATTTGGGAGGAAAGATCTTCATCCTCGTACAGAAGGAGTAACTAAGAATGAGAAGCATGAGGAACAAGAGATAGAAGAAACTGGagtagaggaagaagaaaataagcATGACGAAGAAGAGccagaagaagaaaacaagcaTGATGAAGAAGAGccagaagaagaaacaaagcaTGATGAAGAAGAGccagaagaagaaaacaagccTGAAGTAACAGagcaagaggaagaagaaaataaggGTGAAGAGACAGAAGATGAGGAGAGAGGAGGTGGAGACGATGAGATAGATGAAAATGATCAAGAGAAATTAGATGGGGAAGCTGATCATGATGAGGGATTTATGgatgaagagaaagagagagaggaaggtgATGAGAAGGAGAGTGAGGAGAAACAAAGTCAAGCAGAAAATGAGAATTCTTCAGAGGATCAGGATCATGATGGAGACGATCCGAACACTCATGAGGCACGAGAGGAACAGTACAAGGGAGATGATGCTTCCAGTGCAGTGACCCATGATACCCAGACTATCATCTCCGAAAGTGAGAAATTAAGTTCAGAAAACAATATTGAGCAACCAGAAATGAATATCTTGGAACAGGAGAACAAATCCAATAAAACTCAAGAAATTGGTAGTTATGAAACAACTTCAGCGATAAAGGTGGGAGAAGGTGAAATGGCCAAGAACAACActtctttaattttgatttctgttgaaaacaattttaatgaTAGCTCTACCAACACCATGGGTAGCTCAGATACAAATTCAACAATGACTACACAATCCAATGTTCACCCTGAAGGAAGCAATAACACAACACTGGTGAATATGGAACCAAGCAATCCCTCAGCAGAAGTAAGTACTGAAGCCCTTGACATAAAAGAAGTCATTTCTGGTTCTTCCCAGCAGAATGAAACAGTGACTCTATCTGATTCAGCTCATGCTCAAAATATGATGGCGAACGGTACAAATGCTGGAAACAGCATAAGTGCGCAAACCTTGGAAACAGAACAGACCAGTAACACTAGCGCAGTTTCCGAGAGCAATCAATCTGATGTTAATTCAACAAgttcaattaaatttgaaaaagaagacGCAGCTGCTAGAGAGTCATCTACTTTACATAATAATTCTGAGCTTGCTGTATCGGAAAATATCACAACTGAAGCAGAGGACGGCTCTCTCTCTTCAGAATCAAAGGAGAATATTGATGCTACTAAGGATAAGAAGTTGGAGAGTGACAGTGAATCAGATGGAAACGATGAAAGCTCAGAGAATTTCCCTAGAGATGAGTCTTTGGATGCTTTTCAACATGACCCAATTGATATGTCTGATTCCCACATTGGTCTAGTTGAGAAAGAAGTTCGCACAGATTTGGACACATTGCCAGATATAAAAACAGAAGGGGATAACAGCGACTACACTGCAGCAGAGTGA
- the LOC132179401 gene encoding blue copper protein-like, with protein sequence MASAQFFNALAILAILVPSILATEFLVGDDKGWTINFDYQAWAKGKEFHVGDKLVFKYPKGFHNVLKVNGTGFQQCVAPTGTQPLTSGNDIITLVTPGRKWYICGAPMHCKIGNQKLVITVLPQTVSPAPSPSYYRKRYTT encoded by the exons ATGGCCTCAGCCCAATTCTTCAATGCCCTTGCCATCCTAGCAATTCTTGTCCCTTCAATTTTGGCCACTGAGTTTTTGGTTGGTGATGACAAGGGTTGGACCATTAACTTTGATTACCAAGCTTGGGCTAAAGGAAAGGAGTTCCATGTGGGTGATAAACTAG TTTTCAAGTACCCAAAGGGATTCCACAATGTTTTGAAAGTCAATGGCACTGGTTTCCAACAATGTGTGGCACCGACAGGAACTCAACCCTTGACAAGTGGAAATGATATAATTACCTTAGTAACTCCGGGAAGAAAATGGTACATTTGTGGTGCTCCCATGCATTGTAAGATTGGAAACCAGAAGCTTGTCATAACAGTGCTACCTCAAACAGTGTCTCCGGCACCTTCTCCCAGTTACTATAGGAAGCGTTACACTACCTAA